A portion of the Natronococcus sp. AD-5 genome contains these proteins:
- a CDS encoding V-type ATP synthase subunit E → MSLDTVVEDIREEARARAENIRDEGEARAEEIESAAEEDADEILENAEREAERETEQLREQRLSSAKLEAKQKRLEARRDVLGDVREQVEDELAALEGDTREELTRELLEAASTEFDEDDDVSVYGRADDRELIESILDDYDGYEYAGEHDCLGGVVVESDQSRVRVNNTFDSVLEDVWEDNLREISNRLFEQ, encoded by the coding sequence ATGAGTTTGGACACAGTCGTAGAAGACATTCGGGAAGAAGCCCGCGCGCGTGCGGAGAACATCCGCGACGAGGGCGAGGCTCGCGCCGAGGAGATCGAATCGGCGGCCGAGGAGGACGCCGACGAGATCCTCGAGAACGCGGAGCGGGAGGCCGAGCGCGAGACCGAGCAACTACGCGAACAGCGACTCTCCAGCGCGAAGCTGGAGGCGAAACAGAAGCGCCTGGAGGCCCGCCGCGACGTCCTCGGCGACGTCCGGGAACAGGTCGAAGACGAGCTCGCCGCCCTCGAGGGCGACACCCGCGAGGAGCTCACCCGCGAGCTGCTCGAGGCAGCGAGCACGGAGTTCGACGAGGACGACGACGTCAGCGTCTACGGTCGTGCTGACGATCGGGAGCTGATCGAGTCGATCCTCGACGACTACGACGGCTACGAGTACGCCGGCGAGCACGACTGTCTCGGCGGCGTCGTCGTCGAGAGCGACCAGTCCCGGGTCCGAGTCAACAACACGTTCGACTCGGTGCTCGAGGACGTGTGGGAAGACAATCTCCGGGAGATCAGCAACCGACTCTTCGAGCAATGA
- the nikB gene encoding nickel ABC transporter permease, which produces MLRALTARLGSLSAVLVGVSLITYGFVFLTPGDPAYTILREQRQSPPSASEVAAFRAKHGLDDPFVVQYVSWLADAIRGDLGTSYYQSEPVTSLVLAHLPNTIELALAATAVSLLLAVPTGVISAVHRGTWIDRTSQLVALFGVSMPNFWLGYLLILVCSLRLGLTPVGGAGTLDQLVLPAITLGTGMAAVVTRLVRASMLEVLGAEYVETARSKGVRERLVVYKHALRNALIPVVTIVGLQFGFVLNGAVVVEAVFQRPGLGTLLVDAVFARDYPVVQGVVLVTAVAFVATNQLVDLAYVALDPRVERGDRA; this is translated from the coding sequence ATGCTGCGCGCCCTCACCGCACGACTCGGATCGCTGTCCGCTGTGCTGGTCGGCGTCTCGCTGATCACGTACGGGTTCGTCTTTCTCACGCCCGGCGATCCGGCGTACACGATCCTCAGAGAGCAACGGCAGAGTCCGCCGTCGGCGTCGGAGGTCGCGGCGTTTCGAGCCAAGCACGGGCTCGACGATCCCTTCGTCGTCCAGTACGTTTCGTGGCTCGCCGACGCGATTCGGGGGGACCTCGGAACCTCGTACTACCAGTCCGAACCCGTGACCTCGCTGGTGCTCGCACACCTGCCGAACACGATCGAACTGGCGCTGGCGGCGACCGCGGTCTCGCTGCTGCTCGCGGTTCCGACGGGCGTGATAAGCGCCGTCCACCGCGGTACTTGGATCGACCGGACCAGCCAGCTCGTCGCCCTGTTCGGCGTCTCGATGCCGAACTTCTGGCTCGGGTACCTGCTGATCCTCGTCTGTTCGCTGCGGCTCGGACTGACGCCCGTCGGCGGAGCTGGAACCCTCGACCAGCTCGTGTTACCCGCGATCACGCTCGGAACCGGGATGGCCGCGGTCGTCACTCGTCTCGTCCGAGCGTCGATGCTCGAGGTCCTCGGAGCGGAGTACGTCGAAACCGCGCGATCGAAAGGGGTCCGCGAACGGCTCGTCGTGTACAAGCATGCCCTCCGAAACGCCCTTATCCCGGTCGTGACGATCGTCGGTCTCCAGTTCGGATTCGTCCTAAACGGAGCCGTCGTCGTCGAGGCCGTCTTCCAGCGGCCGGGGCTCGGCACGCTGCTCGTCGACGCCGTGTTCGCCCGCGACTACCCGGTCGTTCAGGGCGTCGTTTTGGTGACGGCCGTCGCGTTCGTCGCGACCAACCAGCTGGTCGATCTCGCGTACGTCGCACTCGATCCCCGCGTCGAACGAGGTGATCGAGCGTGA
- a CDS encoding ATP synthase subunit B — protein sequence MKEYQTITEVSGPLVFAEVDEPVGYDEMVEIETPAGETLRGQVLESSEGLVSIQVFEGTGGIDRNASVRFLGETMKMPVTEDLLGRVLDGSGNPIDGGPEIVPDDRVDIVGEAINPFSREYPEEFIQTGVSAIDGMNTLVRGQKLPIFSGSGLPHNELALQIARQATVPEEEEGGDEGSEFAVIFGAMGITQEEANEFMQDFERTGALERSVVFMNLADDPAVERTVTPRLALTTAEYLAFEKGYHVLVILTDITNYCEALREIGAAREEVPGRRGYPGYMYTDLAQLYERAGRIEGREGSVTQIPILSMPGDDDTHPIPDLTGYITEGQIVMDRSLNSQGIEPPINVSPSLSRLMDDGIGEGLTRADHGDVADQLFAAYAEGKDLRDLVNIVGREALSERDNKFLDFADRFEKEFVQQGYDTNRTIDETLEIGWDLLSMLPEEELNRIDEDLIEEHYRDEEVEAVQAD from the coding sequence ATGAAAGAGTACCAGACAATCACGGAAGTCAGCGGCCCGCTGGTGTTCGCCGAGGTCGACGAACCCGTCGGATACGACGAGATGGTCGAGATCGAGACGCCGGCCGGCGAAACCCTGCGCGGGCAGGTGCTGGAATCGAGCGAGGGTCTCGTCTCGATCCAGGTCTTCGAGGGGACGGGCGGCATCGACCGCAACGCGTCCGTTCGCTTCCTGGGCGAGACGATGAAGATGCCCGTCACCGAGGACCTCCTCGGACGGGTCCTCGACGGCTCCGGGAACCCGATCGACGGCGGTCCCGAGATCGTTCCCGACGACCGCGTCGACATCGTCGGCGAAGCGATCAACCCCTTCTCCCGGGAGTACCCCGAGGAGTTCATCCAGACCGGCGTCTCCGCCATCGACGGCATGAACACGCTGGTTCGGGGCCAGAAGCTCCCGATCTTCTCCGGATCGGGGCTTCCCCACAACGAACTCGCACTGCAGATCGCCCGACAGGCGACCGTCCCCGAGGAAGAAGAGGGCGGCGACGAGGGCTCGGAGTTCGCGGTCATCTTCGGCGCGATGGGAATCACCCAGGAAGAGGCGAACGAGTTCATGCAGGACTTCGAGCGCACGGGCGCGCTTGAGCGCTCGGTCGTCTTCATGAACCTCGCGGACGACCCCGCGGTCGAGCGGACGGTCACGCCGCGACTCGCCCTGACGACGGCCGAGTACCTGGCCTTCGAGAAGGGATACCACGTGCTGGTCATCCTGACCGACATCACCAACTACTGCGAGGCGCTGCGCGAGATCGGCGCCGCACGCGAAGAGGTTCCGGGTCGCCGCGGCTACCCCGGATACATGTACACCGACCTGGCGCAGCTCTACGAGCGCGCGGGCCGTATCGAGGGCCGCGAGGGATCGGTCACGCAGATTCCGATCCTCTCGATGCCTGGCGACGACGACACCCACCCGATCCCGGACCTCACCGGCTACATTACCGAGGGCCAGATCGTGATGGACCGCTCCCTGAACAGCCAGGGTATCGAGCCGCCGATCAACGTCTCGCCCAGCCTCTCGCGGCTGATGGACGACGGGATCGGCGAGGGGCTCACCCGCGCCGACCACGGCGACGTCGCCGACCAGCTGTTCGCCGCCTACGCGGAGGGGAAAGACCTGCGCGACCTCGTGAACATCGTCGGCCGCGAAGCGCTGTCCGAGCGGGACAACAAGTTCCTCGACTTCGCCGACCGCTTCGAGAAGGAGTTCGTCCAGCAGGGGTACGACACCAACCGGACGATCGACGAAACCCTCGAAATCGGCTGGGACCTGCTCTCGATGCTCCCGGAGGAGGAACTCAACCGGATCGACGAGGACCTCATCGAGGAGCACTACCGCGACGAGGAAGTCGAGGCCGTCCAGGCCGACTGA
- a CDS encoding V-type ATP synthase subunit F — MSQEIAVVGSPEFTTGFRLAGVRRFENVPDGEKDESLDDAVTTALEDEEIGIVVMHNDDLEHLSRNVRQEAETSVEPVVITIGSGTSGGGLREQIKRAIGIDLMEEDEDSD, encoded by the coding sequence ATGAGTCAGGAGATCGCAGTCGTCGGCAGTCCGGAGTTCACGACCGGGTTCCGTCTCGCGGGCGTTCGCCGCTTCGAGAACGTCCCGGACGGGGAGAAAGACGAGTCGCTCGACGACGCCGTGACGACCGCCCTCGAGGACGAGGAGATCGGCATCGTCGTCATGCACAACGACGACCTCGAGCACCTCTCGCGGAACGTCCGCCAGGAGGCCGAGACGAGCGTCGAACCGGTCGTCATCACCATCGGAAGCGGAACGAGCGGCGGCGGGCTGCGCGAGCAGATCAAGCGCGCGATCGGTATCGACCTAATGGAAGAGGACGAAGACAGCGACTAA
- a CDS encoding class I SAM-dependent methyltransferase, translating into MTRPEQTDEDVKEHVRAYWDERAETFDDDSQHGIRSEEQREAWLSVLRTWTGEPPRRALDLGCGTGVVSLLLAETGHDVTGVDFSAEMLERAREKIRRTEHSIDFHAGDAEALARPDNAYDLVTARHLIWTLPTPSKAIREWQRIVRPGGRIVLIEGRWDFPEPFDGYEEIHDDLPLYDGRPPEELAEFLAERGLEDVEYEPLMDSALWGQRPNYEQYIMSGNVTR; encoded by the coding sequence GTGACACGACCCGAACAAACCGACGAGGACGTCAAAGAACACGTCCGGGCGTACTGGGACGAGCGCGCCGAGACGTTCGACGACGATAGCCAGCACGGTATTCGGAGCGAGGAGCAACGAGAGGCGTGGCTGTCGGTGCTTCGAACGTGGACGGGCGAACCCCCACGGCGGGCTCTCGACCTCGGCTGCGGGACGGGGGTCGTCTCGCTGCTGCTGGCGGAGACCGGTCACGACGTTACGGGGGTCGACTTCTCGGCCGAAATGCTCGAACGGGCGCGGGAGAAAATTCGACGGACGGAGCATTCGATCGACTTCCACGCCGGGGATGCGGAGGCGTTAGCGCGGCCCGATAACGCGTACGACCTGGTGACGGCGCGCCACCTCATCTGGACGCTGCCGACCCCGTCGAAAGCGATTCGAGAGTGGCAACGGATCGTCCGTCCCGGCGGTCGCATCGTTCTCATCGAGGGACGCTGGGATTTCCCGGAGCCGTTCGACGGATACGAGGAGATTCACGACGATCTGCCGCTCTACGACGGCCGACCGCCCGAGGAACTGGCGGAGTTCCTCGCGGAACGAGGACTCGAAGACGTCGAGTACGAACCCCTGATGGATTCCGCGCTCTGGGGGCAGCGGCCGAACTACGAGCAGTACATCATGAGCGGCAACGTGACGCGGTGA
- a CDS encoding V-type ATP synthase subunit C — protein sequence MSVGASNPEYVNARVRSRRASLFADEDYRKLIRMGPSEIARFMEETEYEREINALGARFSGVDLIEYALNRNLAKHFDDLLDWSEGRLYDLIARYLRKFDVWNLKTIIRGIYTDSTAEEIQTDLIRAGDLDDRTIDRLLEVDEIEDAIDVLYGTIYYEPLSEAYEEFEETGALVPLENALDREFFEHLLEGVSRPNVHEPQEGPEAMYIEFLQAEIDFRNARNALRLARSGADLDPAAYYIEGGVLFDRAELSRLVTNYDELVDHIAENKRYGDRLSAALDRLRDADSLIQFEHALDAALLEYADTLSSIYPTSVSAVLSYILAKEREVENIRAIARGREVGLTESEIEEELVIL from the coding sequence ATGAGCGTAGGTGCCTCGAATCCGGAATACGTGAACGCTCGCGTTCGGTCGCGCCGAGCCTCGTTGTTCGCGGACGAAGACTACCGTAAGCTGATCCGGATGGGGCCGAGCGAGATCGCACGGTTCATGGAGGAGACGGAGTACGAACGCGAGATCAACGCGCTCGGGGCACGCTTTTCGGGAGTCGACCTGATCGAGTACGCGCTGAACCGCAACCTCGCGAAGCACTTCGACGACCTGCTGGATTGGTCGGAGGGACGACTCTACGACCTCATCGCCCGGTACCTCCGGAAATTCGACGTCTGGAACCTCAAGACGATCATCCGCGGCATCTACACCGACTCGACGGCCGAGGAGATCCAGACGGACCTCATCCGCGCCGGCGACCTCGACGACCGGACGATCGATCGGCTGCTCGAGGTCGACGAGATCGAGGACGCGATCGACGTGCTGTACGGCACGATCTACTACGAACCGCTGAGCGAGGCGTACGAGGAGTTCGAGGAGACGGGCGCGCTCGTCCCGCTCGAGAACGCGCTGGACCGCGAGTTCTTCGAGCACCTGCTCGAGGGCGTCAGCCGGCCGAACGTTCACGAACCACAGGAAGGGCCGGAAGCCATGTACATCGAGTTCCTCCAGGCCGAGATCGACTTCCGGAACGCGCGGAACGCGCTGCGGCTGGCGCGAAGCGGCGCCGACCTCGATCCCGCAGCCTACTACATCGAGGGCGGCGTCCTGTTCGACCGGGCGGAGCTGAGTCGACTCGTCACGAACTACGACGAACTCGTCGACCACATCGCGGAGAACAAACGCTACGGCGACCGTCTTTCGGCTGCGTTAGATCGACTCCGCGATGCTGACAGCCTTATCCAGTTCGAGCACGCACTAGACGCTGCGTTGCTCGAGTACGCGGATACGCTCTCGAGCATCTACCCGACCTCGGTCTCGGCGGTGCTGTCGTACATCCTCGCGAAGGAACGCGAGGTCGAGAACATCCGTGCGATCGCACGCGGCCGAGAAGTCGGTCTCACCGAAAGCGAGATCGAAGAGGAGCTGGTGATCCTATGA
- the nikC gene encoding nickel transporter permease codes for MSDSGPRSAPATPPPTALFERGRRFVRRRFALRTNAAIRIGGGIAGLLVLAALVGPTASPYDPTAQALEARLQGPSFAHPLGTDALGRDVATRLAYGARVSLALAVAATTVRLVIGTTVGLLAATGGRLVDTVLMRLVDIQLAFPALVLALVVAGVLGPSVRNVVIALSLVGWASYARVVRGSVLAVRERPFVRSAKLYGTPWHRLVRRHLLPHVASPVLVLATLNVGTVVLAAAGLSYLGLGAQPPTPEWGTMIADGRNYLRSAPWIVTAPGVAIMLTVVSFNLLGDGLRDALDSEHFDDRSRRRI; via the coding sequence GTGAGCGACTCCGGCCCTCGATCGGCTCCCGCGACGCCGCCTCCGACCGCACTCTTCGAGCGCGGTCGGCGATTCGTCCGCCGGCGGTTCGCTCTCCGAACGAACGCTGCGATCCGGATCGGAGGCGGAATCGCCGGGCTGCTCGTCCTCGCCGCGCTCGTCGGCCCGACGGCGTCGCCGTACGATCCGACCGCGCAGGCGCTCGAGGCGCGCCTCCAGGGCCCGTCGTTCGCCCATCCGCTGGGTACCGACGCGCTCGGACGCGACGTCGCAACCCGGCTCGCGTACGGCGCTCGGGTCTCGCTCGCGCTGGCGGTCGCGGCCACGACCGTTCGCCTCGTGATCGGAACGACGGTCGGCCTGCTCGCGGCGACGGGCGGACGACTCGTCGACACCGTCTTGATGCGCCTCGTCGACATCCAGCTCGCGTTTCCCGCGCTCGTACTCGCGCTCGTGGTCGCCGGCGTCCTCGGGCCGAGCGTGCGAAACGTCGTGATCGCCCTCTCGCTCGTCGGCTGGGCGTCGTACGCTCGGGTGGTCAGGGGGAGCGTCCTCGCCGTCAGGGAGCGTCCGTTCGTCCGGTCGGCGAAGCTCTACGGGACGCCGTGGCACCGGCTCGTCCGCCGACACCTGCTGCCGCACGTGGCGAGCCCGGTGCTGGTTCTCGCGACGCTCAACGTCGGAACCGTCGTGCTCGCGGCCGCGGGGCTCTCCTACCTCGGGCTGGGCGCGCAACCGCCGACGCCGGAGTGGGGGACGATGATCGCCGACGGTCGGAACTACCTGCGCTCGGCGCCGTGGATCGTCACCGCACCCGGCGTCGCGATCATGCTGACCGTCGTCAGCTTCAACCTGCTCGGCGACGGGTTACGGGACGCCCTCGATTCCGAGCACTTCGACGACCGATCGCGGAGGCGAATATGA
- the ahaH gene encoding ATP synthase archaeal subunit H, producing MPRPQVLERIQSAEEEADEIVALAENDRDERIAEARERAEEIRTEAEQEARDLEERRLEEAREEIDEECERVLREGEQEREALAARAQDRVDEVTDYVVELFQEDVHAQT from the coding sequence ATGCCGAGGCCACAGGTTCTCGAACGAATACAGTCGGCCGAGGAAGAGGCCGACGAGATCGTCGCACTGGCAGAGAACGACCGCGACGAGCGAATAGCCGAGGCCCGGGAGCGTGCCGAGGAGATTCGCACGGAAGCGGAACAAGAGGCGCGAGACCTCGAGGAGCGCCGCCTCGAGGAGGCGCGCGAGGAGATCGACGAGGAGTGTGAGCGCGTCCTTCGCGAGGGCGAACAGGAGCGCGAGGCGCTCGCCGCGCGTGCCCAAGACCGGGTCGACGAAGTGACCGACTACGTCGTCGAACTGTTCCAGGAGGACGTCCATGCTCAGACCTGA
- a CDS encoding ATP synthase subunit A has protein sequence MSQAEDIETVDEDGVIESVSGPVVAATDLDARMNDVVYVGDEGLMGEVIEIEGNLTTIQVYEETSGVSPGEPVENTGEPLSVDLGPGMLDSIYDGVQRPLDELEEKMNSAFLDRGVDAPGIDLETEWEFTPSVAEGDTVEPGDVIGEVPETASITHRVMVPPDYEGGEVTSIEEGEFTVEEIIAELDSGEEITMHQEWPVREARPAAEKETPTIPLVSGQRILDGLFPIAKGGTAAIPGPFGSGKTVTQHQLAKWADADIVVYVGCGERGNEMTEVIEDFPELEDPKTGKPLMSRTCLIANTSNMPVAARESCIYTGITIAEYYRDMGYDVALMADSTSRWAEAMREISSRLEEMPGEEGYPAYLAASLSEFYERAGLFQLINGDQGSISVIGAVSPPGGDFSEPVTQNTLRIVKTFWALDADLAERRHFPSINWNESYSLYRQQLDPWFRENVAEDWPEVRQWAVDVLDEEDELQEIVQLVGKDALPEDQQLTLEIARYLREAWLQQNAFHDVDTYCDPKKTYRMLQAIKTFNDEAFEALEAGVPVEEIQDVDAAPRLNRMGVAEEWNEFIDELESDLEEQIRALY, from the coding sequence ATGAGCCAGGCAGAAGACATCGAAACCGTCGACGAAGACGGTGTAATCGAAAGCGTGAGCGGTCCGGTCGTGGCCGCCACGGACCTCGATGCCCGGATGAACGACGTCGTCTACGTCGGCGACGAAGGACTGATGGGCGAGGTCATCGAGATCGAAGGGAACCTGACCACGATTCAGGTGTACGAGGAAACGTCGGGCGTCAGTCCGGGCGAACCCGTCGAGAACACGGGCGAACCCCTGAGCGTCGACCTCGGTCCGGGCATGCTGGACTCCATCTACGACGGCGTTCAGCGTCCGCTCGACGAGCTCGAAGAGAAGATGAACTCGGCGTTCTTAGACCGCGGGGTCGACGCGCCGGGTATCGACCTCGAGACGGAGTGGGAGTTCACCCCGTCCGTCGCGGAGGGTGACACCGTCGAACCCGGAGACGTCATCGGCGAAGTCCCCGAGACCGCCAGCATCACCCACCGCGTGATGGTCCCGCCGGACTACGAGGGCGGGGAGGTCACGTCGATCGAGGAAGGCGAGTTCACGGTCGAAGAGATCATCGCCGAACTCGATTCGGGCGAAGAGATCACGATGCACCAGGAGTGGCCCGTCCGCGAGGCCCGGCCCGCAGCCGAGAAGGAGACGCCGACGATCCCGCTCGTTTCGGGACAGCGGATCTTAGACGGGCTCTTCCCGATCGCCAAGGGCGGGACCGCGGCGATTCCCGGCCCCTTCGGATCCGGGAAGACCGTCACGCAGCACCAGCTCGCCAAGTGGGCCGACGCGGACATCGTCGTCTACGTCGGTTGCGGCGAGCGCGGCAACGAGATGACCGAGGTCATCGAGGACTTCCCCGAACTCGAGGACCCGAAGACGGGCAAGCCGCTCATGTCCCGGACGTGCCTCATCGCGAACACGTCCAACATGCCCGTCGCCGCCCGCGAATCCTGCATTTACACCGGGATCACGATCGCGGAGTACTACCGCGACATGGGCTACGACGTCGCGCTGATGGCCGATTCCACCTCCCGGTGGGCCGAGGCCATGCGCGAGATCTCGAGCCGACTCGAGGAGATGCCCGGCGAAGAGGGGTACCCGGCGTACCTGGCCGCGTCGCTCTCCGAGTTCTACGAGCGCGCCGGCCTGTTCCAGCTGATCAACGGCGACCAGGGATCGATCTCGGTCATCGGCGCCGTCTCGCCGCCCGGCGGCGACTTCTCCGAGCCGGTCACCCAGAACACGCTGCGTATCGTCAAGACGTTCTGGGCGCTGGACGCGGACCTCGCCGAACGGCGTCACTTCCCGTCGATCAACTGGAACGAGTCGTACTCGCTGTATCGCCAGCAGCTCGACCCGTGGTTCCGCGAGAACGTCGCGGAAGACTGGCCCGAGGTGCGCCAGTGGGCGGTCGACGTGCTCGACGAGGAGGACGAACTCCAGGAGATCGTCCAGCTCGTCGGCAAGGACGCGCTGCCGGAAGACCAGCAGCTGACCCTCGAGATCGCGCGCTACCTGCGCGAGGCGTGGCTCCAGCAGAACGCGTTCCACGACGTCGACACCTACTGCGATCCGAAGAAGACCTACCGGATGCTCCAGGCGATCAAGACGTTCAACGACGAGGCCTTCGAGGCGCTCGAGGCCGGCGTCCCCGTCGAGGAGATCCAGGACGTCGACGCCGCACCGCGTCTCAACCGGATGGGCGTCGCCGAGGAGTGGAACGAGTTCATCGACGAACTCGAATCGGATCTCGAAGAGCAGATCAGAGCACTGTACTAA
- a CDS encoding zinc ribbon domain-containing protein yields MNDYGRAEAEEAGCPKCGHTETEVDDISTTGTGLSRFFDVQNRRFRVVSCVNCGYAELYKGGRTNDMVDLFLG; encoded by the coding sequence ATGAACGACTACGGCCGAGCGGAGGCGGAAGAGGCCGGGTGTCCGAAGTGCGGACACACCGAGACGGAAGTGGACGACATCTCGACGACTGGGACCGGTCTCTCGAGGTTTTTCGACGTCCAGAACCGTCGGTTCCGGGTCGTTTCCTGCGTCAATTGCGGCTACGCGGAGCTCTACAAGGGCGGCCGCACGAACGATATGGTCGACCTCTTTCTCGGCTAG
- a CDS encoding V-type ATP synthase subunit I: protein MLRPERMSKVSVTGSKGVMPAVIETIHELNLVHLSDYDGSWQGFDNGNPIEGAENASEKLVTVRALESALELSEEDTAPGTIDDDWEQRLERIRTRINELDDRRSEVRDDLRRVDERIDRVAPFAELGIDLDLLSGYESVDVLVGEGSVEDVEAALEADDDVRAFETFTGGDVVAVVAAPTEDAGEENVVDDALVGVEFARHPVPETEQGPDAYVAELEERKRELESELDEIDAELEGIRDNEGSFLLRVEEELSIEVQRAEAPLQFATSGRAFIAEGWIPAGEYERLVDGLRGAVGDSVEIEQLEVADYEEHEHGAEAHTGSGGNGDGDEPGAETDEAEQPAQPKATDGGHTTGRGSGAVTMDDQPPVILNNITPAKPFELLVKMVGQPKYSELDPTVLVFLTYPFAFGYMIGDIGYGLIYMLMGFGAWKVFDSDAGKALGTIGIWAGAFTMIFGWLYDEMFGIHMEYFVPEGIHHVMSTFLFANTLDKGLQATDWALLWIVFSLVFGLIHLNIGLILGFVNELSHGVEAAVTERLSWIFAMNGLFVWIFSDHLVTQKPEFVANYAVFPEAAGLAALAILGVGVVLVGIGEGIAGVFEVPAWAFGHVLSYLRMVAVLLAKAGMAFAVNLLVFGGYSDHGYTAFNLPTYDVSGYEQEFVGLLWMDPAWIGIPLAILVFVFGHILVLLLGITAAGIQMLRLEYVEFFQKFYEGGGEEYEPFGHEERSAQPQAD, encoded by the coding sequence ATGCTCAGACCTGAGCGGATGAGCAAGGTTTCGGTGACCGGCTCCAAGGGCGTGATGCCCGCGGTCATCGAAACGATCCACGAACTGAACCTGGTCCACCTCTCGGACTACGACGGCTCCTGGCAGGGATTCGACAACGGAAACCCGATCGAGGGGGCCGAAAACGCCTCCGAGAAGCTGGTGACCGTCCGAGCGCTCGAGAGCGCCCTGGAGCTGTCCGAGGAGGACACCGCTCCGGGGACGATCGACGACGACTGGGAGCAGCGACTCGAGCGGATTCGGACGCGGATCAACGAGCTCGACGACCGACGCAGCGAGGTCCGCGACGACCTGCGCCGGGTCGACGAGCGCATCGACCGGGTCGCCCCCTTCGCGGAGCTGGGGATCGACCTCGACCTGCTGTCGGGCTACGAGTCGGTCGACGTGCTCGTCGGCGAAGGCTCCGTCGAGGACGTCGAAGCGGCGCTCGAGGCCGACGACGACGTCCGGGCCTTCGAGACGTTTACCGGCGGTGACGTCGTCGCCGTCGTCGCCGCGCCGACCGAAGACGCGGGCGAAGAAAACGTCGTTGACGACGCGCTCGTCGGCGTCGAGTTCGCTCGTCATCCGGTCCCCGAGACCGAACAGGGTCCCGACGCCTACGTCGCCGAACTCGAGGAGCGGAAACGCGAACTCGAATCGGAACTCGACGAGATCGACGCGGAACTCGAGGGGATCAGGGACAACGAGGGCTCGTTCCTGCTGCGCGTCGAGGAGGAGCTGAGCATCGAGGTCCAGCGCGCGGAAGCACCGCTGCAGTTCGCGACCAGCGGTCGGGCCTTCATCGCCGAGGGCTGGATTCCGGCGGGCGAGTACGAGCGCTTGGTCGACGGACTGCGCGGTGCCGTCGGTGACAGCGTCGAAATCGAGCAACTCGAGGTCGCCGACTACGAGGAGCACGAACACGGCGCGGAAGCGCACACCGGCAGCGGCGGGAACGGCGACGGCGACGAGCCCGGCGCCGAGACCGACGAGGCCGAACAGCCGGCACAGCCGAAAGCAACGGACGGCGGACACACCACCGGACGCGGCAGCGGCGCCGTGACGATGGACGACCAGCCGCCGGTCATCCTCAACAACATCACGCCGGCGAAGCCGTTCGAGCTGCTGGTCAAGATGGTGGGCCAGCCCAAGTACAGCGAGCTCGATCCGACGGTTCTGGTCTTCCTGACATACCCGTTCGCGTTCGGGTACATGATCGGGGACATCGGCTACGGGCTCATCTACATGCTGATGGGGTTCGGTGCCTGGAAGGTGTTCGACTCGGACGCCGGCAAGGCCCTCGGTACGATCGGGATCTGGGCCGGCGCGTTCACGATGATCTTCGGCTGGCTGTACGACGAGATGTTCGGCATCCACATGGAGTACTTCGTGCCTGAAGGGATCCACCACGTGATGTCCACGTTCCTCTTTGCGAACACGCTCGATAAGGGTCTCCAGGCCACCGACTGGGCGCTACTGTGGATCGTCTTTAGCCTCGTCTTCGGGTTGATCCACCTCAACATAGGGCTGATCCTGGGCTTCGTCAACGAGCTCAGCCACGGGGTCGAGGCCGCCGTCACCGAGCGGCTGTCGTGGATCTTCGCGATGAACGGTCTGTTCGTCTGGATCTTCAGCGACCATCTGGTCACCCAGAAGCCGGAGTTCGTCGCCAATTACGCCGTCTTCCCCGAAGCCGCCGGCCTCGCCGCGCTCGCGATCCTGGGCGTCGGCGTCGTGCTCGTCGGCATCGGTGAGGGAATCGCCGGCGTCTTCGAGGTGCCGGCCTGGGCGTTCGGCCACGTCCTCTCGTACCTGCGGATGGTCGCCGTCCTGCTCGCGAAGGCCGGCATGGCGTTCGCGGTGAATCTGCTGGTGTTCGGCGGCTACAGCGACCACGGTTACACCGCGTTCAACCTTCCGACGTACGACGTCTCCGGCTACGAACAGGAGTTCGTCGGGCTCCTCTGGATGGACCCCGCCTGGATCGGGATTCCGCTCGCGATCCTGGTGTTCGTCTTCGGGCACATCCTGGTGCTCCTGCTCGGCATCACCGCCGCGGGCATCCAGATGCTCCGCCTCGAGTACGTGGAGTTCTTCCAGAAGTTCTACGAGGGCGGCGGCGAGGAGTACGAGCCGTTCGGTCACGAAGAGCGGTCGGCACAGCCGCAGGCTGACTGA